The Ananas comosus cultivar F153 linkage group 4, ASM154086v1, whole genome shotgun sequence region CAATTGTTACTTGTTTCTGATTTGGAACTTTCGATAACCCAGCTCTTCCTATATTCATGATAGACAGGATGTACACTCATGTCATGATAAACAAGATATACTCCCTTAGGACTACTTCTGTAATCCGCATCTTTCAAATGTCAAACAACCTCTTTACATTTTTAAGCCCTATCATCCAACTAGAGTTGTGTTTCAATTGCTTTCTTGAGTAGTCAGTGCTGGGTGATCTTGGTCGATTTTAATAGATGATTATTTTCAGGCTAGGTCTCTCTTTCCATGCACCTTTCCGTGAGTAgggattttatttgtttccCATCGAATTGGCACACAAAAAATCAGCTAAATAATTTAACTTGTTATCAGCATTAAGCTGTTCCTGAtctcatctatttgaggaaaAGATGTTTGTATTAGCACTTGAGCCACATCCGTATAATCCGAATAATTAATTAGAGTGACTTGCTCATAGTATAAGACCTGTAACTTACCTGTTAGTTTGTTCAACATAGACATGTAGTATTGGTAATAACATGCAACACAGTTACTCTTTAGGCACTTGATTTGGCATATACGCCTAGTTTTTAAACAAAACCCATGTTGATAGCAAAGCCAACTTGTGGGCATTGATTAAGCTACTCCTACACTGCCTACGAACTGACTGAATTAGACTTGTCTTAAAGTTATGCGAAATAGTTAAGAGGTTCGAGTGACCATAACATGCTGAGTGttatagtttatattatttGCATATCTCTGTGTACATGGTCCTCTTATTAAAGCAAAATGCTCTTTCTGTGTGCGGCCTTCATTTAGCTTACAAAAAAGTATATTCGATGCAGATTAAAAAATCACTTGGTGATTATGATGCTATTCATGTGCGGCGAGGGGATAGGTTGAAAACCAGGAAAGATAGATTTGGAGTTGACAGGAGCCGTCATCCGCATCTCGACAGAGACACCCGCCCTGAATTTATACACCGGAGGATCGCAAAATGGATTCCGCCTGGACGTAGTCTATTCATTGCTTCAGATGAGAGGACTCCCGGCTTCTTTTCGCCTCTATCCGCCTGGTATCCCCTAATCCTTTTTAATAATAATCTGATCAGTTTATTTTGGAATTTACTTCTCAGACCCATACAAGTCCAAGATACATGCGTGTAAGTCCCTTGTCTCTTTTGATTTTATGGACCATTGATCTTAAGGACTACTAAATTATGATAAGCACTTTATGTCTATAAAGagttgggctttttttttttttaatgcatgtATCCTATTTTTACTTGTTTTTCTGTTTTATTTTGTGCCTCATTACCTCTTATCGCTTAacctaaatattatttatatttctcAGCCATGCAATTCTTGTCCAACATATATTCATCTATAATGTTACTATTTCAGCTAAGAAACTAAATATTCTTGTGATTCCACTTGGTCAATGAAAATGCCTGGATATTGCTTTCATGTGattaatcaaaaaattacaatattttgtCACCTGCAAAATTGAGAAAAAGTTTTACATTCTTGAAACAAGTTTACCTACTATTTGGACACATTTATTGTTCTTCAGGTACAAATTAGCATACTCATCAAACTTCAGTAGCATATTGGACCCGGTAATCGAAAACAACTATCAACTTTTCATGGTCGAAAGGTTAATTATGGGAGGCGCGAAAACTTTTGTGAAGACATTTAAGGAAGACGAGAATGACCTTTTCCTCACAGACGATCCGAAGAAGAATCCGAAGAATTGGCAAATGCCTGTTTATACTGACGAAGAAGACGGAAGCTGAAAAATGGAGAAAATGCACAAAAGTGCGCACAGCTTGCCTACATCTTAGTGAGCTTACAAAATTCAAATCAGTGAATTCGACACCTTACTGAAATATCGTTTTTAAATTGGAGGTGTTactcattctttttttcctgtttttttgggggggcggcgaagaaagaaaaaagaaaacaaagattgGAACAGTTGTATATTCTGCAATGCATATTTTTTGTGTTACATGACATGGAAGAGATTGTAAACTGTGATTATCGTATTCTTGAGTAATAGTAGTCAAAAGACAATTTTAagactcaaatttgaattcgattTTTCTTCATATACAAATTTGAATTCGGATTCAGATATACATGCATTCAAGTATAGACTCAAAGCTAGGCCTGTGATCTTgaaacataataaaaatttatatccaaatatttatattaaataaagtataaTCTTTTCAAATATCCATATCACGATCAGTCGCTGCCGTTCCTCCTGCTACTAAGGCCCAATTTATAATTTACGAAataatactatcaaaattttatttagtcaaataattcTATTTCGTAAAGAATTAAttagtcaaataaaattttatacattttttttattctaatttttatagagatattaagtaaaaaaaaaaacctttaaaTATCGtccccgtggtttcacacttttttattttagtatcctataatttaaagtgtatcaatttagtaaaccgtgattttaattttctctttttattattttttgcactaatttttttcgttaaatcggtGTTAAATCGGTGATatagttaaaactaaaaaatactaaaatgagaatattcgataaatttagatagaaTATCTGAAGTATTTTTATATAtcatttaacgaaatattaatgaagaagctgacgaaaaaaaaaaaaaaaaagtactaaattgttattacactttaaactatacgtactaaaataaaaaattacaaaataataggatgatatttaaaatttacccaaaaaaaacaaGGAAGAAAAATCCTTTGGCCCGAAGGCATTCCCCCGTCGCTTTCAGCCAGTGGCATCTGCGTCGCGCAGGGCCGCTAAATCGGTCGGCTGTCTTTACACGGGCACGGATCCACTGGCGCCACGCGGCCCAATGGGAAATCAGATTTAGATGGAATTTCTTCTCAGCCACACACACCGACACATGATACATCACACATACATCCTCCCTCACCCACAAAACCAACCATCTATACAACTTCTCGGAGAAGCTCCTCCCCCCTCTTTCCCAATTTCCTCCCCCCTTATCCACAAGCGCTTCTCctcagtgtttttttttttctcctttttttttttcaaaaaagagatctttctttttgtttattgATCCCTCCATCTCTTCTTCCACCACCAAATTACAGTAAGAATCCttaaattcttcttcttcttcttcttcttcttcttttgaactttttcttcttttttagttGTTTAAGGGTGCTTGCTTTTGaggtttatttgatttttaccTGCTTTTCTTGGGTCGGTTTGGGATTTTGGATCTTGGATTTTGGATTATGGATGATCGTGCTTTGTAATTTTAGTTCTTCTTTGTgggttttacttttctttttctcatgtAAGTTATAAGTGGATCTGTGCCCTTTTTTCTTCacttgatttcttttttccttcttattCGAGTCTTTTTCTGAAAAGATTAAATTACTACTAGTATGAATCTATGCTTTCTAGCTTAGTTTTACTTTTGgatcttacttttttttaaaaaaaaaagaaatttaacttGATTTTTCCTGATATGATGATCGATGTTTAGAATTTTGCTTAAAAAaaggccatatatatataaatataaatgagaAAAACCAATTGTTGTGGATGCGAAATTACCAtgtttttatagttttattagCTTTGTATTCCCCATTTTTGCTTACTCTGCTAGAAAAATGAAAGTGAAAATTATCAACTAACAGGTCTTGATCATGTGGAATTTCTTCAGATCCAcatgaaaaaagagaaattgcaaaattttaCTACCATCGCGAGTGTTTCGATTGCTTATGTTGAGCAGATTCGATAATCTGACATGTTCTTATTTACAGATAAGCAGCATGGATTGGTATTTCCTCGAAGAAAGCGACGATTTTCTTGTCCCGAGTGATCAAGAACCCTTTGGAGATGTTCCTGCGTTTTCAGATGACTGGCGTTCTTGGGCCGTCGCTCCGCCAAAAGTTTCTCAGCCGTGCGGGGATGATGCTCTTCTGCAGCACGGTCGAGGTTTATATGCTGACGAAATGAAGCAGAGTGCATTcaaagagggagaaagaggaTTCGGTGATTCGACCGCACGGGGAGAGTCTACGCCGCTCGATTGCTGTCCAAGAAGCTCGGAAGAATCGTTCGAATGTCAGACCAAGTGCGAGATGCCGGACAACTTGGAGGAAATGGATAACATTTTCTTGTGCAAGCATAACTTCCGGGATCCTTggtaaaatatacatatatatatagttttagcTCCTATTGGAAATAAAGTAGTTTGTTTTACATAAAAAGTAGGGCTTAAATTACATATCTGTATGTTATGTGTAAATTAAAATGTAGTGGATCTTAAATTAAGGTATAAACAGTTAAATATGATCAAGAACATCTAAGATGCATGCTGATAAAGTTccacaaattttgaaaatcgaTTTCTTACACATCGAGTGGTGTTAAGATCAATGACCCGGAATTTAcaaaaaaagggcttttttttatataggtcttcaaaaattatgattttttgtaAGTAGGTCTATTTTATGTTGTAAATCACTTTCAAGCGGTTTAGATCTTCATTTTGAAACTTTTGTGATTGGATTTTAGCTTGTGTTAGTAGTGTGTAACTTAAAAGTGTGTAATTGGGTCTCTACTCTAGATATATTTATCTTGCaacctcaaatttttaaataggcCCTTTAGAAACTTATTTTCGAGTATATATTAACCAATTCGTGACGAACTGGATGACTTTCGAGTCTCAACTTagataaacatatttttatagctgcaaatagatgattttgccgggatatattaataaaaacCCCTAAGTAGTTTGTACTTCTTTGGATTTTGATGTCATGGATGCTTATGCAGGAATTCATTTCTGGAAGTAGATACACGGAACATGGAAAACGCATTTGAGCCAGTACAAATGTTCCCCGACTCTATGTACAGGTCGTTGTCGTTTGAGAATATATTGGCGACTATGCTCGCCGATCCACAAAATCATTCGGCAAGTTTAAGTAGAAGTGAAAGTATGAATGATCTTGAAGCCTGTGGAATTCCTCTGTTCCCTAATGACCTGTCGGAAGATTTCGAGAAGACTGATGACTGCTCATCTTCATGCGTGAATATGCCAGACGGGTCTGTAATACTTCGTGCCGAGGTAAAATCATCTGTCGTTTCGTTAATTGATAAGGTCGTGTTGATGCATATTTACCAAAAGAATTGATGAAAGATTAGACATTCTGTTCGAATTCTCTTTAGCCATTAAACTTGCCATATTTTAGGTTTTATTTGCTCTATGCTTCGAGTCCTTAGTTTTGAGGTTTGAAATGTAGTATCTTGGATTTCGAGTTTCTGCTGAATTGTTAATGTACAGAAGAAAACTAAATGCTAGTATTCGAATTTCGATCACCTTTAATCTGCTGTCTCATAGCTGGTTTTCACACACATTTTTGTTGATAGTTTATTAATtccttaattattatttaacctTACTTCCTTTGGATGAGAAATGTCCttatattcttattattatcatGTTCCAGAGAGGCATGACCTTGGGTGCTTCATGTTTAGTGTAATTTCACTCTCAGGATTCGGATCCCTACATATTCGTTCCGGCTGAAGTTAGACCAACAAGTGAGAGCAAATTAGTTGCTGCTGATGCAGAGAAGCCTAAATGTTCGGAGGCGACAGTGCTGCGAGAGCTTGAAGATGCAATATTGCTGGTAAATTCAACAACGAATCCTACGTCGTTTTCCCCTAAATTCATTTCGTGTTTCTGAAGTATGCCAATTGAACAGCTAAATGAGGAGACGAGGATTTGCTTCCGCGATTCTTTGTACAGACTTGCTAGTAGTTCGAAAGACAAAAAACGCAAAAGAGATGAAAGCAGAATCACGGAGACGACTGTTGTCGCTTCGGCTCCAAAGATGAAGGGTGTAAGTTCAAGGTATGCCGCGAAAATTTTCCTTGTTGCTAGTTCGGAGCTTCTGTATCTGACATTTTCCTAGTTGCTGGTTCATGCTAATAAGTAACATAATGTCTAATCCTGTATTAATGGTAATTCCTTCTCTTGTTTTTTGTAATCCATCGGAACTTTTGGCATCGTTATACCATTCCGACAAATGTATCGACACAATAAAGGCTTAAATACAAATAACCCCCCTTCAATTTTCGCCGTGTATAtaaaattgcatcaattttGATCCTTAACTTTACAAATGTCTGAAATAGGCAG contains the following coding sequences:
- the LOC109709319 gene encoding uncharacterized protein LOC109709319, whose product is MDWYFLEESDDFLVPSDQEPFGDVPAFSDDWRSWAVAPPKVSQPCGDDALLQHGRGLYADEMKQSAFKEGERGFGDSTARGESTPLDCCPRSSEESFECQTKCEMPDNLEEMDNIFLCKHNFRDPWNSFLEVDTRNMENAFEPVQMFPDSMYRSLSFENILATMLADPQNHSASLSRSESMNDLEACGIPLFPNDLSEDFEKTDDCSSSCVNMPDGSVILRAEDSDPYIFVPAEVRPTSESKLVAADAEKPKCSEATVLRELEDAILLLNEETRICFRDSLYRLASSSKDKKRKRDESRITETTVVASAPKMKGVSSRANKSECTETETNIIDRTVANLVFNQSFAGSSDAKNPVLAS